In Penaeus monodon isolate SGIC_2016 chromosome 43, NSTDA_Pmon_1, whole genome shotgun sequence, one DNA window encodes the following:
- the LOC119568098 gene encoding isthmin-2-like has protein sequence MVEDICGAWTECRVERALQELAQLHALPSCPCVYPADLVYRDAIHDPLLNATFSFPPPSLSFLHSTRDRHLLTRGSGAGSPALVSPEVNPALHRKVDILPWLACRGNFLRYQAVRPPNNGRHCYTNPDDAVYQQQIYMATDY, from the exons ATGGTCGAAG ACATATGTGGTGCATGGACGGAGTGTCGCGTTGAGAGGGCATTGCAAGAACTAGCTCAATTGCATGCACTGCCATCTTGTCCTTGTGTCTACCCGGCCGACCTGGTCTACCGCGATGCAATACACGATCCACTGCTCAATGCAACGTTCAG TTTTCCCCCTCCATCATTATCCTTCCTGCACTCCACCAGGGACCGCCACCTCCTAACCCGGGGCAGCGGCGCGGGGAGTCCGGCGCTAGTGAGTCCTGAGGTAAATCCTGCTCTTCATCGCAAAGTGGACATCCTTCCCTGGTTGGCCTGTCGAGGAAACTTTCTCAG GTATCAAGCAGTTCGTCCCCCCAACAATGGGCGCCACTGCTACACTAATCCAGATGACGCGGTATATCAGCAACAAATTTACATGGCTACTGATTACTAA